In a single window of the Zerene cesonia ecotype Mississippi unplaced genomic scaffold, Zerene_cesonia_1.1 Zces_u005, whole genome shotgun sequence genome:
- the LOC119838830 gene encoding uncharacterized protein LOC119838830, with translation MYRVIAFAVLLTVVNCHWCHGGPGPCWHHPPHRFHHHHHGHPWHHRHGPDFKFDMIADKVIESDEAYQEYCKTHSNIAQEMFGPDGYTLKYKLPGFDERSMSVQIKHRVVFVKAAKSTEVFQDVKVLSDILKMDDAKWYHEDDFLVVTVPYKIAIGVETTGPCGENINREVQNVLQDSPPVDIGNLYRNGVNGLPALNFSPNNKVVK, from the coding sequence ATGTATCGTGTTATAGCTTTTGCTGTTCTGCTGACCGTGGTGAATTGTCATTGGTGCCATGGAGGACCGGGACCTTGTTGGCATCACCCACCTCATCGtttccatcatcatcatcacggTCATCCATGGCATCACAGACATGGACCTGATTTCAAGTTCGACATGATTGCAGACAAGGTTATTGAAAGTGACGAGGCATATCAAGAATACTGCAAGACCCATTCCAATATAGCTCAAGAGATGTTTGGACCAGACGGTTATACTTTGAAGTACAAGCTACCAGGGTTTGATGAAAGGAGTATGTCAGTGCAGATAAAACATAGAGTTGTATTTGTAAAAGCTGCGAAGTCAACAGAAGTATTCCAAGACGTTAAAGTGCTATCAGATATACTGAAAATGGACGATGCGAAATGGTATCACGAAGATGATTTCTTAGTAGTTACTGTTCCATATAAGATAGCAATAGGCGTTGAAACGACTGGTCCATGTGGTGAGAATATAAACAGAGAAGTTCAGAATGTTTTACAGGACTCCCCACCTGTCGATATCggtaatttatatagaaatggAGTGAATGGATTACCCGCTTTAAATTTCTCACCTAATAATAAGGTCGTTAAATAG